The following are from one region of the Oncorhynchus masou masou isolate Uvic2021 chromosome 24, UVic_Omas_1.1, whole genome shotgun sequence genome:
- the LOC135512288 gene encoding protein FAM13C-like isoform X1, translating to MDHSKEDYYQSPSLKQQALEAELCTSPPGTPQEVLELPPCTNDYQSLTPSLQSLPKQDQDIISTSLTEASPVHRAPMSLSEGSSSECLLTPGPIPLLQRLAAGDCPIPSPRCHNLSQGQRFNTDPETAPSPPCSQYIRMAHYTVRTEPAEGAIKTPSVTMLNRHIQNLRKRIRHFEERFEQERHYRPAYNDKTAHPEISRLMRDLTKSRKQLKELKLKQCVDGLREQQRGRNTATCRSTRDPQGAMEHYQNSNNKPSLKETVDSLNKRMMEKRQEGLPDNIKEMTPAQMAVEKVTLQKCLLHFESLHGRPSTRQEKTLMKPFYDRYRQVKQQLLCSSTTIPFITTIEEEECSDEEYVKDSPWLPHTALHCVSSEESLCLPHNEVASTPLVSPLEEIKSLHPPSFTTATLHEASRSELLEQLRVTRAEKKRLRSVLRDFEDHFYTQTDRNAQKEDRGPMAEEYCEYKHLKAKLHLLEALLSKQDT from the exons ATGGACCACAGTAAAGAAGACTATTACCAG AGCCCCTCCCTGAAGCAGCAAGCCCTGGAGGCTGAGCTGTGCACCTCGCCCCCCGGAACGCCCCAGGAGGTCCTGGAACTCCCCCCTTGTACCAATGACTACCAGAGCCTAACCCCATCTCTCCAATCCCTCCCAAAACAGGACCAGGACATCATCAGCACTTCACTGACAG AAGCCAGTCCGGTCCATAGggcccccatgtctctctctgaggggaGCAGCAGTGAGTGTCTGCTGACCCCTggtcctattcctctcctccagCGCCTCGCGGCTGGCGACTGTCCCATTCCGTCCCCCCGCTGCCACAACCTCAGCCAGGGCCAGCGCTTCAATACAGACCCGGAAACTGCCCCATCCCCACCCTGCTCACAATACATCAGGAT ggCTCATTACACAGTCAGGACTGAACCAGCAGAGGGGGCTATCAAGACCCCATCAGTCACAATGCTAAACAGACACATCCAGAACCTGAGGAAGAGGATCAGACATTTTGAGGAGCGATTTGAGCAAGAGAGACACTACAGG CCAGCATACAATGATAAGACTGCCCACCCAGAAATATCTAGGCTGATGCGAGACCTCACTAAGTCTCGCAAGCAGCTGAAAG AGCTGAAGCTGAAACAGTGTGTGGATgggctcagagagcagcagagaggacGGAACACAGCTACATGCAGGTCAACCAGAGACCCCCAGGGGGCGATGGAGCACTACCAGAACAGTAACAACAAACCCTCACTGAAGGAGACTGTCGATAGCCTGAACAAGAGAATGATGGAGAAACGACAGGAGGGACTGCCAGATAACATCAAG gaGATGACTCCGGCTCAGATGGCTGTGGAAAAGGTCACCCTGCAGAAGTGTCTGCTCCACTTTGAGAGCCTGCATGGACGACCG agcaCCAGGCAGGAGAAGACTCTGATGAAGCCCTTCTATGATCGCTACCGCCAGGTCAAACAGCAGCTCCTGTGTTCCTCCACCACCATCCCTTTCATCACCACAAta gaggaagaggagtgttCTGATGAAGAGTATGTGAAGGACAGCCCCTGGCTACCTCATACAGCGTTGCACTGTGTGTCTTCAGAAGAGTCACTGTGTCTACCGCATAATGAGGTAGCCAGCACACCTCTCGTGTCGCCTCTAGAGGAGATCAAAAGTCTACATCCACCCAGTTTCACCACAGCAACACTGCACGAGGCATCAAG atcaGAGTTACTGGAGCAGCTGAGGGTGACACgagcagagaagaagagactcCGTTCAGTACTCCGAGACTTTGAGGACCACTTCTACACACAGACCGACAG GAATGCCCAGAAAGAGGACCGCGGGCCCATGGCAGAGGAGTACTGCGAGTACAAGCACCTAAAAGCTAAACTCCACTTACTGGAAGCCCTGCTCAGTAAACAGGATACTTAG
- the LOC135512288 gene encoding protein FAM13C-like isoform X2, with protein sequence MFCFCFQSPSLKQQALEAELCTSPPGTPQEVLELPPCTNDYQSLTPSLQSLPKQDQDIISTSLTEASPVHRAPMSLSEGSSSECLLTPGPIPLLQRLAAGDCPIPSPRCHNLSQGQRFNTDPETAPSPPCSQYIRMAHYTVRTEPAEGAIKTPSVTMLNRHIQNLRKRIRHFEERFEQERHYRPAYNDKTAHPEISRLMRDLTKSRKQLKELKLKQCVDGLREQQRGRNTATCRSTRDPQGAMEHYQNSNNKPSLKETVDSLNKRMMEKRQEGLPDNIKEMTPAQMAVEKVTLQKCLLHFESLHGRPSTRQEKTLMKPFYDRYRQVKQQLLCSSTTIPFITTIEEEECSDEEYVKDSPWLPHTALHCVSSEESLCLPHNEVASTPLVSPLEEIKSLHPPSFTTATLHEASRSELLEQLRVTRAEKKRLRSVLRDFEDHFYTQTDRNAQKEDRGPMAEEYCEYKHLKAKLHLLEALLSKQDT encoded by the exons ATGTTCTGCTTCTGTTTCCAGAGCCCCTCCCTGAAGCAGCAAGCCCTGGAGGCTGAGCTGTGCACCTCGCCCCCCGGAACGCCCCAGGAGGTCCTGGAACTCCCCCCTTGTACCAATGACTACCAGAGCCTAACCCCATCTCTCCAATCCCTCCCAAAACAGGACCAGGACATCATCAGCACTTCACTGACAG AAGCCAGTCCGGTCCATAGggcccccatgtctctctctgaggggaGCAGCAGTGAGTGTCTGCTGACCCCTggtcctattcctctcctccagCGCCTCGCGGCTGGCGACTGTCCCATTCCGTCCCCCCGCTGCCACAACCTCAGCCAGGGCCAGCGCTTCAATACAGACCCGGAAACTGCCCCATCCCCACCCTGCTCACAATACATCAGGAT ggCTCATTACACAGTCAGGACTGAACCAGCAGAGGGGGCTATCAAGACCCCATCAGTCACAATGCTAAACAGACACATCCAGAACCTGAGGAAGAGGATCAGACATTTTGAGGAGCGATTTGAGCAAGAGAGACACTACAGG CCAGCATACAATGATAAGACTGCCCACCCAGAAATATCTAGGCTGATGCGAGACCTCACTAAGTCTCGCAAGCAGCTGAAAG AGCTGAAGCTGAAACAGTGTGTGGATgggctcagagagcagcagagaggacGGAACACAGCTACATGCAGGTCAACCAGAGACCCCCAGGGGGCGATGGAGCACTACCAGAACAGTAACAACAAACCCTCACTGAAGGAGACTGTCGATAGCCTGAACAAGAGAATGATGGAGAAACGACAGGAGGGACTGCCAGATAACATCAAG gaGATGACTCCGGCTCAGATGGCTGTGGAAAAGGTCACCCTGCAGAAGTGTCTGCTCCACTTTGAGAGCCTGCATGGACGACCG agcaCCAGGCAGGAGAAGACTCTGATGAAGCCCTTCTATGATCGCTACCGCCAGGTCAAACAGCAGCTCCTGTGTTCCTCCACCACCATCCCTTTCATCACCACAAta gaggaagaggagtgttCTGATGAAGAGTATGTGAAGGACAGCCCCTGGCTACCTCATACAGCGTTGCACTGTGTGTCTTCAGAAGAGTCACTGTGTCTACCGCATAATGAGGTAGCCAGCACACCTCTCGTGTCGCCTCTAGAGGAGATCAAAAGTCTACATCCACCCAGTTTCACCACAGCAACACTGCACGAGGCATCAAG atcaGAGTTACTGGAGCAGCTGAGGGTGACACgagcagagaagaagagactcCGTTCAGTACTCCGAGACTTTGAGGACCACTTCTACACACAGACCGACAG GAATGCCCAGAAAGAGGACCGCGGGCCCATGGCAGAGGAGTACTGCGAGTACAAGCACCTAAAAGCTAAACTCCACTTACTGGAAGCCCTGCTCAGTAAACAGGATACTTAG